One Microbacterium trichothecenolyticum DNA window includes the following coding sequences:
- a CDS encoding fibronectin type III domain-containing protein, with the protein MLVSARPTAVTAGAIALAIGLSSFGGGVAVAAGGGLAPPAVDPASVHRPTAAPDRIVLTPTTTPQVSQAVSWRTSTEVTAPRIEWAASGPGLVSGASSAEAVSSTRVDTTLGYPVMYHSAVMTGLEAGATYVYRVGDGDSWSEWLEFRTASAEPGDFSFIVQGDAQNDNKAYTSRAFRAAFEARPYAKLAVHVGDLVDTETSDAEWGEWHGAGALVNQYANVIATPGNHEYYPGPDLTAYWPAQFSFPQNGPAIDALDETVYSVDYQGVRFVALNSNAQDAASLQAQTTWLDAVLTDNPQEWTVVTFHHPVFSNSSGRDNAAIRQAWLPVLEKHDVDLVVQGHDHTYGRGNLVSREQGLPAGADPAHSHTGPVYMVTVAGPKKYDLAPAGDNNWTQNGANRRAAGEDRQMYQTVDVTGDGRMHVEAHSVDGVLFDAFTITKDADGSKLVTDDAQWVGGAGSTREGVNAPPAPTPTPTVTPSPTATPTPIATPSPTGSPTVRPTDVPTATPTVAPTVAPTTAPTGAPGTGSESEVLLSTREATPGSALRIEAGGFAPGEHVSIELHSTPVLLGTATADDEGRIRARVSIPADAEPGEHRIVLVGATSARTVGAPLTITRSASAPPIASGLAATGSALPVTLMVLGAALVAAGGAIVLRFVLRNRKAS; encoded by the coding sequence GTGCTCGTATCTGCGCGTCCCACGGCCGTGACAGCGGGGGCTATCGCCCTCGCCATCGGCTTGTCCAGCTTCGGAGGCGGCGTCGCCGTCGCCGCAGGCGGAGGGCTCGCGCCACCCGCCGTCGACCCCGCGTCGGTGCACCGGCCCACGGCCGCACCCGACCGGATCGTGCTGACTCCCACCACGACCCCGCAGGTGTCCCAAGCCGTGTCGTGGCGCACCTCGACGGAGGTTACCGCGCCGCGGATCGAGTGGGCCGCGAGCGGGCCGGGCCTGGTGTCCGGGGCGAGCAGCGCCGAGGCCGTATCGAGCACGCGCGTCGACACGACTCTCGGCTACCCGGTGATGTACCACTCCGCCGTGATGACAGGTCTGGAAGCCGGGGCGACCTACGTCTATCGGGTGGGCGACGGTGACTCCTGGAGCGAATGGCTCGAGTTCCGCACCGCGTCCGCCGAGCCCGGTGACTTCAGCTTCATCGTTCAAGGCGACGCGCAGAACGACAACAAGGCCTACACGTCGCGGGCCTTCCGCGCCGCGTTCGAGGCACGCCCTTACGCCAAGCTCGCCGTGCACGTGGGCGACCTGGTCGACACCGAGACGAGCGACGCCGAGTGGGGAGAATGGCACGGCGCCGGTGCGCTGGTGAACCAGTACGCCAACGTCATCGCCACGCCCGGCAACCACGAGTACTACCCGGGCCCCGACCTGACCGCGTACTGGCCGGCTCAGTTCTCGTTCCCGCAGAACGGTCCAGCGATCGATGCGCTCGATGAGACGGTCTACTCGGTCGACTACCAGGGCGTGCGCTTCGTCGCGCTCAACAGCAATGCCCAGGATGCCGCGAGCCTCCAGGCTCAGACGACGTGGCTGGATGCCGTGCTCACCGACAATCCGCAGGAGTGGACGGTGGTCACCTTCCATCACCCGGTCTTCTCCAACAGCAGCGGGCGTGACAACGCCGCGATCCGGCAGGCGTGGCTGCCCGTGCTGGAGAAGCACGACGTCGACCTCGTCGTGCAGGGGCACGATCACACCTACGGGCGCGGCAACCTCGTCTCGCGCGAGCAGGGTCTCCCCGCCGGTGCCGACCCCGCGCACAGCCACACCGGACCCGTGTACATGGTGACGGTCGCGGGGCCGAAGAAGTACGACCTGGCCCCGGCCGGTGACAACAACTGGACGCAGAACGGCGCGAACCGTCGCGCGGCGGGCGAGGACCGCCAGATGTATCAGACGGTCGACGTCACCGGCGACGGCCGCATGCACGTGGAGGCGCACTCCGTCGATGGCGTGCTGTTCGATGCGTTCACCATCACCAAGGATGCCGACGGGAGCAAGCTCGTCACCGACGACGCCCAGTGGGTGGGTGGCGCCGGTTCGACGCGCGAGGGCGTGAACGCCCCGCCCGCGCCGACCCCGACGCCCACGGTGACGCCGAGTCCGACCGCGACGCCGACGCCCATCGCGACGCCGAGCCCGACCGGCTCCCCGACGGTGCGCCCCACGGACGTGCCCACCGCGACTCCGACGGTCGCGCCGACGGTCGCGCCGACGACCGCGCCCACCGGGGCACCCGGAACGGGGAGCGAATCCGAGGTGCTGCTCAGCACCCGCGAGGCGACGCCCGGCTCCGCGCTCCGTATCGAGGCGGGTGGTTTCGCACCGGGTGAACATGTGTCCATCGAGCTGCACTCCACTCCCGTCCTCCTCGGCACGGCCACCGCGGACGACGAGGGGCGGATCCGTGCCCGGGTCAGCATCCCCGCCGATGCCGAACCCGGTGAGCACCGCATCGTCCTCGTTGGAGCGACTTCCGCCCGAACAGTCGGTGCACCCCTGACCATCACGCGCTCCGCGTCGGCTCCGCCGATCGCATCGGGCCTCGCCGCCACCGGCAGCGCCCTGCCCGTGACCCTCATGGTGCTCGGCGCCGCCCTGGTCGCCGCGGGTGGCGCGATCGTGCTCCGTTTCGTCCTCCGCAATCGAAAGGCCTCCTGA
- a CDS encoding DUF3817 domain-containing protein, translating into MPRAPKLASFPAIRGALKFYQVCSIITGVGLLLLVAEMILKYTPLHVELFLGGSGGFLWFADAVPGPDCQWFSLFVPGGSGCEILSTGDGVNVSLAILVAHGWFYVVYLFSCFRVWSLMRWPFRRFVFLALGGVVPFLSFFLEVRTARRVRAYLAEREAATASAPVPAPEGNR; encoded by the coding sequence ATGCCCCGCGCCCCGAAGCTCGCCTCGTTCCCGGCGATCCGCGGAGCCCTGAAGTTCTACCAGGTCTGCTCGATCATCACCGGCGTCGGCCTCTTGCTGCTCGTCGCCGAGATGATCCTCAAGTACACGCCCCTCCACGTGGAGCTGTTCCTCGGCGGATCGGGTGGCTTCCTGTGGTTCGCGGATGCCGTGCCCGGACCGGACTGCCAGTGGTTCTCGCTGTTCGTGCCCGGTGGAAGCGGCTGCGAGATCCTCTCGACCGGTGACGGCGTGAACGTCTCGCTCGCCATCCTCGTCGCGCACGGCTGGTTCTACGTCGTCTACCTCTTCTCGTGCTTCCGCGTGTGGAGCCTCATGCGGTGGCCGTTCCGTCGGTTCGTGTTCCTCGCCCTCGGTGGCGTCGTGCCGTTCCTCTCCTTCTTCCTCGAGGTGCGCACCGCCCGCCGCGTGCGCGCCTACCTCGCCGAGCGCGAAGCCGCCACGGCATCCGCTCCCGTTCCCGCCCCGGAAGGCAACCGGTGA
- a CDS encoding SURF1 family cytochrome oxidase biogenesis protein, producing the protein MSVTPVTDPEPPQVFPPTLREVMLRPRWIALLAFSLVVAGALAWLGQWQLGRAVDTSPPEPGMTENVQPLGDVVQPGAYLPEPLVGQRVRVSGTWVPSDFIVISSRFNHDVQGYWVTGQLRISGTAEPTSVAVATGWSPTLEAATAAAVALQAAAEADPSAVIEVTGRLISDEGPAVPPAGSDPQTLTRMSPAMLLGRWHDIDDLRVYRPYIASQTAIGPLEPIASPDPRRTFARELAQHLLRGRVGRLRRFRALPLVPPRSRRVGERSRRSGRRAGRGRLDRVIAEPGDRYLSCR; encoded by the coding sequence GTGAGCGTCACCCCCGTGACCGATCCGGAGCCGCCGCAGGTCTTCCCGCCCACCCTGCGGGAGGTCATGCTCCGGCCTCGGTGGATCGCTCTGCTCGCGTTCTCGCTGGTCGTCGCGGGCGCCCTGGCGTGGCTCGGGCAGTGGCAGCTCGGCCGCGCGGTCGACACCTCGCCGCCCGAGCCGGGAATGACCGAGAACGTCCAGCCCCTGGGTGACGTGGTGCAACCCGGCGCCTACCTGCCCGAGCCGCTCGTCGGACAGCGGGTGCGGGTGAGCGGCACGTGGGTCCCGTCGGACTTCATCGTCATCTCGTCACGGTTCAACCACGACGTGCAGGGCTACTGGGTGACCGGGCAACTGCGCATCAGCGGCACCGCCGAACCCACCTCCGTCGCCGTCGCCACCGGGTGGTCTCCCACGCTCGAGGCCGCGACCGCGGCTGCCGTGGCACTCCAGGCGGCCGCCGAGGCCGACCCGAGCGCGGTCATCGAGGTCACGGGGCGTCTCATCTCCGACGAGGGCCCCGCCGTCCCTCCGGCGGGGTCCGACCCGCAGACGCTGACCCGCATGTCGCCCGCGATGCTGCTCGGTCGATGGCACGACATCGACGACCTCCGCGTCTATCGCCCGTACATCGCTTCGCAGACGGCGATCGGCCCGCTCGAGCCCATCGCCTCACCCGACCCCCGACGAACGTTCGCGCGTGAACTGGCTCAACATCTTCTACGCGGCCGAGTGGGCCGTCTTCGCCGGTTTCGCGCTCTACCTCTGGTACCGCCTCGCTCGCGACGCGTGGGAGAAAGAAGTCGAAGATCTGGAAGACGAGCGGGCAGAGGCCGGCTCGACCGCGTGATCGCCGAGCCGGGTGACCGGTACCTGTCGTGTCGGTGA
- a CDS encoding branched-chain amino acid ABC transporter permease: MSRPLLAWALLIAVITVMLGSALFASPPAARAATTAPVTTQNEPCTPGPEIGCLNGTLAAAGGGVTVTATGPGGTASATTGDDGKWSIGFSQPGDYSVSIDPETLPDGVTLKSEDPSVRPLALGSQTAVLIGLNGSADGSSSSTTPGDEAASAGGFDWDRLAQQAASGLRLGLLLALAAVGLSLIYGTTGISNFAHGEMVTLGGLLAYLFANVLGLNIFVAGIIVVGLCAAFGYFQDVGIWKPLRKRRLTLTQLMIVTIGMSLALQYAFQFFIGASTVRIVTANPVPVRMGPVSLSVDSLVSMGIAVVVLIGVGLFLLKTRVGRATRAVSDNPALAAASGINVDGVVRLIWTTASALAGLSGILLGLVLNGVNWMTGMQLLLLLFSAVTLGGLGTAFGALFGALIIGMTVELTNIWLPGDFKYATALVLLILLLLVRPQGLFGRKERVG, encoded by the coding sequence TTGTCCCGTCCTCTGCTCGCCTGGGCGCTCCTCATCGCGGTCATCACCGTGATGCTCGGCTCGGCGCTGTTCGCGTCGCCACCTGCCGCGCGCGCAGCGACGACAGCCCCGGTGACCACGCAGAACGAGCCATGCACACCCGGTCCCGAGATCGGCTGCCTCAACGGCACGCTCGCCGCCGCCGGCGGCGGCGTCACCGTGACGGCCACCGGCCCCGGGGGCACAGCGTCCGCGACCACCGGTGACGACGGCAAGTGGTCGATCGGTTTCTCCCAGCCCGGAGACTATTCCGTCTCGATCGACCCCGAGACCCTGCCCGACGGCGTCACTCTCAAGAGCGAAGACCCGTCGGTGCGCCCCCTCGCGCTCGGGTCGCAGACCGCGGTCCTGATCGGCCTCAACGGCAGCGCGGACGGGTCCAGCTCATCGACGACGCCGGGCGACGAGGCCGCCTCCGCCGGAGGCTTCGACTGGGATCGACTCGCGCAGCAGGCTGCATCCGGCCTGCGCCTGGGCCTCCTGCTCGCCCTCGCCGCCGTCGGCCTCTCGCTGATCTACGGCACCACGGGCATCTCCAACTTCGCGCACGGCGAGATGGTGACCCTCGGCGGCCTGCTGGCGTACCTGTTCGCCAACGTGCTGGGACTGAACATCTTCGTCGCGGGCATCATCGTCGTGGGGCTGTGCGCCGCGTTCGGGTACTTCCAAGACGTCGGCATCTGGAAACCGCTGCGCAAACGCCGGCTGACGCTGACACAGCTCATGATCGTCACGATCGGCATGTCGCTCGCCCTGCAGTACGCCTTCCAGTTCTTCATCGGCGCATCGACGGTGCGCATCGTCACGGCCAACCCCGTGCCGGTCCGCATGGGACCGGTGAGCCTCAGCGTGGACTCGCTGGTGTCGATGGGCATCGCCGTGGTCGTCCTGATCGGCGTGGGCCTGTTCCTGCTCAAGACCCGCGTCGGCCGCGCCACCCGCGCCGTGAGCGACAACCCGGCCCTCGCCGCGGCGTCCGGCATCAACGTCGACGGGGTGGTGCGTCTGATCTGGACCACCGCCTCGGCGCTCGCGGGCCTGTCGGGCATCCTGCTCGGTCTGGTGCTCAACGGCGTCAACTGGATGACGGGCATGCAGCTGCTCCTGCTGCTGTTCTCGGCCGTGACCCTCGGCGGACTCGGAACGGCATTCGGCGCTCTCTTCGGCGCCCTCATCATCGGAATGACCGTCGAGCTCACCAACATCTGGCTGCCCGGCGACTTCAAGTACGCGACGGCCCTGGTGCTGCTCATCCTGCTTCTGCTGGTGAGGCCACAGGGACTGTTCGGACGCAAGGAACGGGTGGGCTGA
- a CDS encoding TMEM175 family protein, which yields MFARRSHPGATVSVRRVEALTDGVFAIAATLLVLGLTDQRFDDVSTDSALAAALQQLGQPVLTFVISFLLLCLMWRTHVEQFEHIARVDNLGIWINTFRLLAVVFVPFTASLSTDHGELILGRMLLPANFFVVVMLGWVQWVWASRSGAIPDLAPDDARRIGRGGLSATIVGALVVALSVWVGPWAFLLYLVDRLLTRILGGTPSPTAAPVGRTDGSVDGRG from the coding sequence ATGTTCGCCCGCCGCTCGCATCCCGGTGCGACCGTCTCGGTGCGCCGCGTCGAGGCATTGACCGACGGCGTCTTCGCCATCGCCGCGACGCTGCTCGTGCTCGGTCTGACGGACCAGCGCTTCGACGACGTGTCGACTGACTCCGCTCTCGCCGCAGCCCTGCAGCAGTTGGGGCAGCCCGTCCTGACGTTCGTCATATCGTTCCTGCTGCTGTGTCTGATGTGGCGCACGCACGTGGAACAGTTCGAGCACATCGCGCGCGTCGACAACCTCGGCATCTGGATCAACACGTTCCGCCTGCTCGCGGTGGTCTTCGTGCCCTTCACCGCGTCGCTGAGCACCGACCATGGTGAGTTGATCCTGGGGCGCATGCTGCTGCCCGCCAACTTCTTCGTCGTGGTGATGCTCGGGTGGGTGCAGTGGGTGTGGGCCTCACGCTCGGGGGCGATCCCCGATCTCGCGCCCGACGATGCCCGCCGCATCGGGCGTGGGGGCTTGAGCGCGACCATCGTGGGCGCGCTGGTCGTGGCGCTGAGCGTGTGGGTAGGTCCCTGGGCCTTCCTGCTCTATCTCGTCGACCGCCTGCTCACGAGAATCCTGGGCGGGACGCCCTCACCGACGGCCGCGCCCGTCGGACGAACCGACGGCAGTGTCGACGGTCGCGGGTAG
- a CDS encoding metallophosphoesterase, translating to MTARTPTSCSRSATSSTDAESDEQWGDLYEAFSYGLGTQQLLTTPGNHEYDGGGLSPQWKNQFTFADNGPRGQGGVYDELRGTVYYTDHQGVRFVSLNSNVSDTEGLAVQADWLESVLSSNPQQWTVVFFHHPVYSLDEGRNNLGIRQSWGPILEKHNVDLVLTGHDHAYGRGNLLANEKDLPEGADPERSSTGPVYVTSSVGSKFYSAGPRHWNENEGHLRRLASGIQTYQVVDVSGGTLRFESRTADGAFFDGFTISKSEGRKLVVDGVAPQVIDPGTPAPCLGCNPNPDPAPTDPTDPTDPVEQFAYAPAGMLDAVLPRSSTGAAYQAALPAGIAFHQGRDRLYLGDQNGRTVFEIDPVTDAVTRTVTLPENIRDLGVDEERELLYVGQQNRNWVVVSIADATFGQLVRGPFPTIESNRSIDVDPVHGYVYVAVPARGVEVFSAETGTSLGVINGTADAYYIAADPATGWVVTTTFTDVEGDPGIQAFDATDGFAKKWEAAVRPNARQVDIDSAHGLVYLGYTGTTSTSGGFSVHSLATGATHADMVGAAYGKDGYGIAIDEDAQRVYVSNRDFRLNPPGEELVPFAVTVSARTDAGTTPSPTPTPTPTPTPTSTPSPTPTPTAEPWTATALSVIPTATADGASETRPVGSAVDPATGLLYVADEMRPARVHVVDPAADTIVRTMTVPTADPSGDGMRDLAFDPATGRLVVGYGSNWLVMDATTGERMAGPFDLSGGVRGIDVDWAGGRVFAGLRGSGFEVRSLATGELVRTVDGPGDGGAWRTHGVAWDATAERLYVSTSDASGSTEGIRVYDNDLVLQARVPVDAADYRSLAVDGAAGLLIAGNQTDVYEQSGVTVYRTSDLTLLTRLSAHAYGNKVYGVSIDPVRHQLYVSARERYPAGLVRVALPTP from the coding sequence GTGACCGCCCGAACGCCGACCTCGTGCTCCAGATCGGCGACCTCGTCAACCGACGCGGAGTCCGACGAGCAGTGGGGCGACCTGTACGAGGCGTTCTCGTACGGTCTCGGCACACAGCAGCTGCTCACGACACCGGGCAACCACGAGTACGACGGTGGTGGCCTCTCGCCGCAGTGGAAGAACCAGTTCACGTTCGCCGACAACGGTCCGCGCGGCCAGGGCGGCGTCTACGACGAGCTTCGTGGAACGGTGTACTACACCGACCACCAGGGCGTGCGCTTCGTCTCGCTCAACAGCAATGTCTCCGACACCGAGGGTCTCGCGGTGCAGGCCGACTGGCTCGAGTCGGTGCTCAGCAGCAATCCGCAACAGTGGACCGTGGTCTTCTTCCACCACCCCGTGTACTCGCTCGACGAGGGCCGCAACAACCTCGGCATCCGTCAGTCATGGGGGCCGATCCTCGAAAAGCACAACGTCGACCTGGTGCTCACCGGCCACGATCACGCGTACGGCCGGGGCAACCTGCTCGCGAACGAGAAGGATCTGCCCGAGGGCGCCGACCCGGAGCGCAGCTCCACCGGTCCGGTCTACGTCACCTCGAGCGTCGGCTCGAAGTTCTACTCGGCGGGTCCGCGGCACTGGAACGAGAACGAGGGTCACTTGCGGCGGCTCGCATCCGGCATCCAGACGTATCAGGTGGTCGATGTGAGCGGGGGCACCCTGCGCTTCGAGTCGCGCACCGCGGACGGTGCGTTCTTCGACGGGTTCACGATCTCGAAGTCGGAGGGACGCAAGCTCGTCGTCGACGGCGTGGCGCCGCAGGTGATCGACCCAGGCACCCCGGCGCCGTGCCTGGGATGCAACCCGAACCCCGACCCCGCGCCCACCGACCCCACCGACCCCACCGATCCCGTCGAGCAGTTCGCATATGCCCCCGCCGGCATGCTCGACGCGGTCCTGCCGCGCAGCTCTACGGGCGCCGCGTATCAGGCCGCGCTTCCGGCGGGCATCGCCTTCCACCAGGGCCGTGACCGCCTGTACCTGGGTGACCAGAACGGCCGGACGGTGTTCGAGATCGATCCGGTCACGGATGCCGTGACGAGGACCGTGACGCTCCCGGAGAACATCCGCGACCTCGGCGTCGACGAGGAGCGCGAGCTGCTCTACGTGGGCCAGCAGAACCGCAACTGGGTCGTCGTCTCGATCGCCGATGCGACGTTCGGGCAGCTCGTGCGCGGACCGTTCCCCACGATCGAGTCGAACCGGTCGATCGACGTCGACCCGGTCCACGGCTACGTGTACGTCGCCGTGCCCGCGCGAGGCGTGGAGGTGTTCTCCGCCGAGACGGGGACGTCGTTGGGCGTGATCAACGGCACCGCCGATGCGTACTACATCGCAGCCGACCCGGCGACCGGCTGGGTCGTGACGACGACGTTCACCGATGTGGAGGGCGACCCCGGCATCCAGGCGTTCGATGCGACCGACGGGTTCGCCAAGAAGTGGGAAGCCGCCGTGCGCCCGAACGCGCGCCAGGTCGACATCGACAGCGCACACGGACTGGTGTACCTGGGGTACACCGGCACGACGTCCACCTCGGGCGGATTCTCGGTGCACTCCCTGGCCACCGGGGCGACGCACGCCGACATGGTGGGCGCGGCCTATGGCAAGGACGGCTACGGCATCGCGATCGACGAGGACGCCCAGCGGGTGTACGTGTCGAACCGCGACTTCCGCCTCAACCCTCCCGGCGAGGAACTGGTGCCGTTCGCGGTGACCGTCAGCGCTCGCACCGATGCCGGGACGACGCCGAGCCCGACGCCCACTCCCACACCGACGCCCACGCCCACGTCCACGCCGAGCCCGACGCCCACGCCGACCGCGGAGCCGTGGACGGCGACGGCGCTGTCGGTCATCCCGACCGCGACCGCCGACGGCGCGAGCGAGACGCGTCCGGTGGGCTCGGCGGTCGACCCGGCGACGGGCTTGCTCTATGTCGCCGACGAGATGCGCCCGGCGCGGGTGCACGTGGTCGATCCCGCCGCCGACACCATCGTCCGCACGATGACCGTCCCCACCGCCGACCCGAGCGGCGACGGCATGCGTGATCTCGCCTTCGATCCCGCGACCGGTCGTCTGGTCGTCGGTTACGGCAGCAACTGGCTCGTCATGGATGCCACGACGGGGGAGCGCATGGCCGGGCCCTTCGATCTCAGCGGCGGTGTGCGCGGAATCGATGTCGACTGGGCGGGTGGCCGCGTGTTCGCGGGGTTGCGCGGCAGCGGTTTCGAGGTGCGCTCCCTCGCGACCGGCGAGCTCGTGCGTACGGTCGACGGACCGGGCGACGGGGGAGCGTGGCGAACGCACGGCGTCGCGTGGGACGCGACCGCTGAGCGGCTCTACGTCAGCACCAGCGATGCATCGGGCTCCACCGAGGGCATCCGCGTCTACGACAACGATCTCGTCCTGCAGGCCCGGGTGCCGGTCGACGCGGCCGACTACCGCTCCCTCGCGGTCGACGGCGCGGCGGGGCTCCTCATCGCGGGCAACCAGACCGACGTCTACGAACAGTCGGGGGTCACGGTCTATCGCACGAGCGATCTGACCCTGCTCACCCGCCTGTCCGCGCACGCGTACGGCAACAAGGTGTACGGCGTCTCGATCGACCCGGTGCGTCACCAGTTGTACGTGTCGGCGCGCGAGCGGTATCCCGCCGGTCTCGTGCGGGTCGCGCTGCCCACCCCGTGA
- a CDS encoding MFS transporter, with amino-acid sequence MARLDFSGYREVLRTPGAPWFTLAGWVGRFPRGTLNLGITLLVQVATGSFALAGAVAAAYVVGMAVAGPLWSRLMDRRGQRSVLLAAAATLAVSTAVLVSAVLAETPVVLWFVLSFVAGAVSVDVGPAVRARWSALVAPDRRHSAYALESIADESVFVIAPPLLTLAAALWAPQAGLVLVVVVGCVGLVWLGLLRRSEPPHTARSERRQRLLPPAGILPVTVAWIGVGAMFGSFDVTSIAWGDRTGSPWLAGVMMAALAVGNTAGALVYGALRLKASLRTRWLVGSALLAVVCLALPLAADGLLALLAAAAVGAVIGPVLVAGFALVEARADRDRVTELLAYPSLGVGAGIPLGSTLAGIGLDAAGPVVGFTVMAVSCVAIVVLGGLGEALLAMRSWGVPARRRRSA; translated from the coding sequence ATGGCCCGTCTCGACTTCTCCGGCTATCGCGAGGTGCTGCGCACACCCGGAGCCCCGTGGTTCACTCTCGCCGGATGGGTGGGACGTTTCCCTCGCGGAACGCTGAACCTCGGCATCACCCTCCTCGTGCAGGTGGCGACCGGGAGCTTCGCGCTCGCCGGAGCCGTCGCCGCGGCGTATGTCGTCGGCATGGCGGTGGCGGGACCGCTCTGGTCGCGGCTCATGGATCGCCGCGGGCAACGGTCGGTCCTGCTCGCCGCCGCGGCGACGCTTGCCGTCTCCACCGCCGTCCTCGTCTCGGCCGTGCTCGCCGAGACCCCGGTCGTGCTCTGGTTCGTCCTGTCATTCGTGGCCGGTGCTGTGTCGGTGGACGTGGGACCCGCCGTCCGCGCACGGTGGAGCGCCCTGGTCGCACCGGACAGGCGTCACAGCGCGTACGCCCTCGAGTCGATCGCCGACGAGAGCGTCTTCGTGATCGCGCCGCCGCTGCTCACCCTGGCCGCCGCCCTGTGGGCGCCTCAGGCGGGCCTCGTCCTCGTCGTGGTCGTCGGTTGTGTCGGCCTGGTGTGGCTGGGGCTGCTGCGCCGCTCTGAACCACCTCACACCGCGCGGAGCGAGCGGCGACAGCGGCTGCTGCCCCCGGCCGGCATCCTTCCCGTCACCGTCGCGTGGATCGGTGTCGGTGCGATGTTCGGATCGTTCGACGTCACGAGCATCGCGTGGGGCGACCGGACGGGCTCGCCCTGGCTCGCCGGGGTCATGATGGCGGCCCTCGCGGTCGGCAACACCGCCGGAGCGCTCGTCTACGGCGCGCTACGGCTGAAAGCCTCCCTGCGGACGCGCTGGCTCGTCGGCAGCGCCCTGCTCGCGGTCGTCTGCCTCGCCCTGCCGCTGGCCGCGGACGGGCTGCTCGCCCTGCTCGCTGCGGCCGCGGTGGGGGCGGTCATCGGGCCCGTGCTCGTGGCCGGGTTCGCTCTCGTGGAAGCCCGTGCCGACCGCGATCGCGTCACCGAGCTGTTGGCCTACCCGTCCCTGGGCGTCGGTGCCGGCATCCCGCTCGGCTCTACCCTGGCCGGGATCGGACTGGATGCCGCCGGTCCCGTGGTGGGTTTCACGGTCATGGCCGTCAGCTGCGTCGCGATCGTCGTACTCGGCGGGCTCGGCGAGGCTCTTCTGGCGATGCGGTCGTGGGGCGTCCCCGCCCGCCGACGCCGCTCGGCGTGA
- a CDS encoding branched-chain amino acid ABC transporter permease encodes MIFIDLLREMSSTAIAPTTAALAIAAIGLNIHFGYTGLLNMGQAGFMLLGAYGFAVSVQAGLGFVPALIIALIVVLIYSFILGVPTLKLRGDYLAIVTISAAEIIRMVGRSSVLGPITNGSNGIPGDRYRDPFNSLSFFGDGQTTILWWTFDNTGVSGWWVRAVAWAVVAVLLVFVWLLIRSPWGRVLKGIREDEDAVRSLGKSAFSFKMQALILGGLIGGIAGVVYVMPSSVQPDALGRSMTFFIWTALLLGGAATIFGPVLGAILFFVVRIFIQGVTRLIVPEGVWSGQQTEQFSWILIGIALMLLVIFRPQGILGNKKELSFNV; translated from the coding sequence ATGATCTTCATCGACCTTCTGCGCGAGATGTCGTCGACGGCCATCGCGCCGACGACCGCCGCTCTCGCCATCGCCGCGATCGGCCTGAACATCCACTTCGGTTACACCGGTCTGCTCAACATGGGCCAGGCGGGCTTCATGCTGCTCGGCGCATACGGTTTCGCCGTCTCGGTGCAAGCCGGACTGGGCTTCGTCCCCGCCCTGATCATCGCCCTCATCGTGGTGTTGATCTACAGTTTCATCCTCGGTGTGCCGACGCTGAAGCTGAGAGGCGACTATCTCGCCATCGTCACGATCTCCGCCGCCGAGATCATCCGCATGGTCGGCCGTTCGAGCGTGCTCGGCCCCATCACCAACGGCAGCAACGGTATTCCGGGCGACCGGTACCGCGATCCCTTCAACTCCCTGTCGTTCTTCGGCGACGGTCAGACCACCATCCTGTGGTGGACGTTCGACAACACCGGCGTCAGCGGATGGTGGGTGCGGGCGGTGGCCTGGGCCGTCGTGGCCGTGCTGCTGGTGTTCGTCTGGCTGCTCATCCGCAGCCCGTGGGGGCGCGTGCTCAAGGGCATCCGTGAAGACGAGGACGCTGTTCGCAGCCTCGGCAAGAGCGCGTTCTCGTTCAAGATGCAGGCGCTGATCCTCGGTGGTCTCATCGGCGGGATCGCCGGCGTCGTCTACGTGATGCCGAGCTCCGTTCAGCCCGACGCCCTCGGACGGTCCATGACGTTCTTCATCTGGACGGCGCTTCTGCTCGGTGGCGCGGCGACCATCTTCGGTCCCGTTCTCGGAGCGATCCTGTTCTTCGTGGTCCGCATCTTCATCCAGGGCGTCACCCGCCTGATCGTGCCCGAGGGGGTGTGGTCGGGTCAGCAGACCGAGCAGTTCTCGTGGATCCTCATCGGCATCGCGCTCATGCTCCTCGTGATCTTCCGACCGCAGGGAATCCTCGGCAACAAGAAGGAGCTGAGCTTCAATGTCTGA